The following are encoded together in the Anabrus simplex isolate iqAnaSimp1 chromosome 5, ASM4041472v1, whole genome shotgun sequence genome:
- the LOC137500952 gene encoding uncharacterized protein, producing MPNKGKEPYRKESLMAAVAAVRDGEKIKTAARNFCVPRSTLQRYLKGQPKSKFGPNPILSDNEEESLVNWLIDLSKKGFPRRREDVQLSVQEFLKSNERKTPFKDNLPVIGWYKAFLRKHPVLSERTSETVTKACANISEADIRRWFKEIETYLKSENLFDILQDPSRVFNGDETNFQLCPKNQKVIAPRGSKNVYEVSMGNEKETLTVMFTFGADGSVCPPMIVYNYKRLPNEIVQSVPDSWGIGCSDSGWMRSEVFFEFVANVLHPHLVKTQVKFPVILFVDGHKSHLTFQLSELCTELQIILIALYPNATRILQPADVAVFQPVKSEWKKGVLNWRREHPSEALTRKDFAPVLEKIVNERIKPETLKSGFRACGLVPWNPDNIDFTKCIGRKYSVATPTDINKNVNNSDEKNKLLTFQKFCSIVGEERIELFKNIEKVTEEEHSEEFFVLYRLYEEFFERNDQNSEFDGQDVEQQTRETNLEQTALENVYVEQEQLTLSTAPLHMNESPQPRTPSSSSVLKRSDVKSLEDCLVWPETPKRKIYGMCNACLT from the coding sequence ATGCCAAATAAAGGAAAGGAGCCCTATAGAAAAGAAAGTCTAATGGCTGCAGTTGCTGCGGTACGCGATGGAGAGAAGATAAAAACTGCAGCAAGAAACTTCTGTGTTCCTAGGTCTACACTTCAGCGTTACCTTAAAGGACAACCTAAGTCTAAATTTGGTCCCAATCCGATCCTTAGCGACAATGAAGAAGAAAGTTTGGTTAACTGGCTAATAGACTTGAGTAAGAAAGGTTTCCCTAGGCGAAGAGAAGATGTTCAACTCAGTGTGCAGGAATTCCTGAAATCAAACGAAAGGAAAACTCCTTTCAAGGATAACCTACCAGTAATTGGGTGGTACAAAGCTTTCCTTCGGAAACATCCGGTCCTGTCAGAAAGAACATCTGAGACTGTAACGAAGGCTTGTGCTAATATAAGTGAAGCAGATATTAGAAGATGGTTTAAAGAGATTGAAACATATCTGAAATCAGAAAATTTGTTTGATATACTCCAAGACCCATCAAGAGTGTTTAATGGAGATGAAACAAACTTTCAACTGTGCCCAAAGAATCAAAAAGTCATTGCTCCAAGAGGTTCAAAAAATGTTTATGAAGTTTCAATGGGAAATGAAAAGGAAACCTTGACAGTTATGTTCACATTTGGAGCCGATGGTTCAGTCTGCCCTCCAATGATAGTATACAACTACAAAAGACTGCCTAATGAGATTGTACAGTCTGTTCCAGATTCATGGGGCATAGGCTGCAGTGACTCGGGCTGGATGAGATCCGAAGTATTCTTCGAATTTGTGGCAAATGTTCTTCATCCCCATTTAGTGAAAACACAAGTAAAATTTCCAGTGATACTGTTTGTGGATGGTCACAAGAGCCACCTTACATTTCAGCTTAGCGAGCTCTGTACTGAACTTCAGATAATTCTTATAGCATTATATCCGAACGCCACAAGAATTCTCCAACCAGCGGACGTTGCTGTATTTCAGCCAGTCAAGAGTGAGTGGAAAAAGGGAGTGCTAAATTGGCGTCGAGAACACCCTTCTGAAGCTCTCACGAGAAAGGACTTTGCTCCAGTGCTGGAAAAGATTGTGAATGAGAGAATAAAGCCAGAAACCTTGAAAAGTGGTTTCAGAGCCTGTGGTCTTGTTCCATGGAACCCAGACAACATAGACTTCACTAAATGTATTGGAAGAAAGTACAGTGTTGCCACTCCAACCGATATTAACAAAAATGTGAATAATTCGGATGAGAAGAACAAATTACTGACATTTCAAAAATTCTGCAGTATTGTTGGAGAGGAGAGAATTGAGCTGTTCAAGAATATTGAGAAGGTAACTGAAGaagaacacagtgaagaatttttTGTATTATACAGACTGTATGAGGAATTTTTTGAGAGAAATGATCAAAATTCGGAGTTTGATGGACAGGATGTAGAGCAGCAAACCAGAGAAACAAATTTGGAACAAACTGCTCTGGAGAATGTATATGTAGAACAAGAACAACTGACCCTCAGTACAGCTCCTCTACACATGAATGAATCGCCTCAGCCACGAACACCATCGTCAAGCAGTGTGTTGAAGCGTTCGGATGTTAAATCACTGGAAGACTGTCTTGTATGGCCTGAAACACCCAAAAGGAAAATCTACGGAATGTGCAACGCATGCCTTACGTGA